Proteins encoded by one window of Branchiostoma floridae strain S238N-H82 chromosome 6, Bfl_VNyyK, whole genome shotgun sequence:
- the LOC118418424 gene encoding neuroguidin-like, whose translation MADDQVIAQDLPKAMDVLNDIKTQADSVTGHVKDLLKKVKDGEISTAKGISFLESKYQLLLSYLINLTYVMLKKVEGGSIRGDPAVTRIVEIRTYLEKMRPIDHKLKYQVDKLVKMAAMGELSENDPLRFKPNPDNLTSKLAESSDESEASDDEKDTGKPKVYVPPKLAPVHYDEDTPVQRQQKKEEQARKRALRSSLIRELKEAHSDAPQEIRDSVGFRRSVETQDDRHQREYEEDYFVRLAVSKKQKRKQSMGMVSTLNQITKFGDTSALFGGEGGASSSKKRKRSSKKGKKGAKKGFKKRRK comes from the exons GCAGACTCTGTAACAGGACACGTAAAAGATTTGCTGAAGAAAGTGAAAGATGGAGAAATATCTACTGCAAAG GGCATCAGTTTCCTGGAGTCCAAGTACCAGCTCCTCCTGAGTTATCTCATCAACCTCACATATGTCATGCTGAAGAAGGTGGAGGGGGGGTCCATCAGGGGGGATCCTGCCGTCACCAGGATTGTGGAGATCAGAACG TACCTGGAGAAGATGAGACCCATCGACCACAAGTTGAAATATCAGGTGGACAAACTGGTGAAGATGGCTGCCATGGGTGAACTCT CTGAGAATGATCCACTGCGGTTCAAACCTAACCCTGACAACCTCACTAGTAAG CTGGCTGAATCGTCTGATGAGTCAGAGGCCAGTGATGACGAAAAGGACACAGGGAAGCCCAAAGTGTATGTCCCACCCAAACTGGCACCCGTGCACTACG ATGAAGACACTCCCGTCCAGAGACAGCAGAAGAAGGAAGAACAGGCCAGGAAGAGAGCCCTGAGAAGCTCCCTCATCAGGGAACTGAAAG AGGCTCATTCTGATGCTCCACAGGAGATAAGA GACTCTGTAGGCTTCCGTAGAAGTGTTGAGACTCAAGACGACAGACACCAAAGAGA ATATGAAGAGGATTACTTTGTAAGGCTGGCTGTTTCTAAGAAGCAAAAG CGTAAGCAGAGTATGGGGATGGTGTCCACTCTGAACCAGATCACCAAGTTTGGCGACACCAGCGCTCTGTTTGGTGGGGAGGGCGGGGCAAGCTCCTCCAAGAAAAG GAAAAGGTCTTCAAAGAAGGGAAAGAAAGGTGCGAAGAAAG GTTTCAAGAAGAGGAGAAAGTGA
- the LOC118418423 gene encoding uncharacterized protein LOC118418423, with translation MDQLMEAGEKLGLSGSELRQFVQEQQALEREERAKEREVQKMRLEAEEREKEREAEEREKEREAEKRRLEAAEREKEREAEEREKEREAEKRRLEAAEREKEREAEEREKAREAEERQKEADRRHQLEMKKLERELAAAGPIAEPVGQARAKAPKLPSFQDGIDDLDAYLLRFERFAASNGWPEDQWAPNLSALLSGEALKAYSRLPGHEARIYRTVKKALMERYNLTEDGFREKFRNNKPEAGESPQQFIVRLENYLERWLELSDSTKSYESLKNLFVKEQFMDACPRDLAVHLRERGSASLEELAEMAKHFLNAHRRELGKKEEEEKNSKPAQGRGRPQPGPTSGAGTCYHCGDPSHFIRDCPMLKQEAQPSGASSFFGEMKTGSPPTAFIVRGQVDGTAVPLLLDTGSTHTLIRESLVDARKVRLDNQGGITCIHGEERKHPSARVEIRVGHRSYRVNAKVIPNLPRPAIVGRDVPHLAELVELCASGKQEPSVTPTAETREFNRKPRTAWGWEKVSTGNGPVSGRHGGKSRGFDRQDRSYGGDQGFKSSVRGYNGRGRSYGGGERDLGSRYGDAHRRGLAARPKLRLAARTIPAESPPPLSHGNSRRDIYGDAKPVDTAAREREIEEKLAQQKMWREERELLQSWCLQPCIVE, from the coding sequence ATGGATCAGCTCATGGAGGCTGGGGAGAAGTTGGGGCTCTCAGGGAGTGAGCTCCGACAGTTTGTGCAAGAGCAACAAGCATTGGAGAGGGAAGAAAGAGCGAAGGAGAGGGAAGTGCAGAAAATGAGGCTGGAAGCtgaggagagagagaaggagagagaggccgaggagagagagaaggagagagaagcTGAGAAAAGGAGGCTGGAAGctgcagagagagagaaggagagagaggccgaggagagagagaaggagagagaagcTGAGAAAAGGAGGCTGGAAGctgcagagagagagaaggagagagaggccGAGGAGAGAGAGAAGGCAAGAGAGGCAGAAGAAAGACAGAAGGAGGCAGACAGGAGGCATCAACTAGAGATGAAGAAGCTTGAGAGGGAGCTGGCGGCCGCCGGGCCTATAGCAGAGCCAGTGGGGCAAGCTAGGGCGAAGGCCCCAAAGCTGCCCTCCTTCCAAGATGGGATAGACGACTTAGACGCTTACCTCCTTAGGTTTGAGAGGTTCGCGGCGTCGAACGGGTGGCCGGAGGACCAATGGGCGCCAAACTTAAGTGCCCTGTTGTCAGGCGAGGCCCTCAAAGCATACTCGAGACTGCCTGGTCACGAAGCTCGGATTTACCGAACCGTCAAGAAAGCCCTCATGGAGAGATACAACTTGACAGAGGATGGGTTTCGTGAGAAGTTCAGGAACAACAAGCCGGAGGCGGGGGAGAGCCCCCAGCAATTCATTGTTCGGCTCGAGAACTACCTGGAGCGTTGGTTGGAGCTGTCCGACTCGACAAAGTCATACGAGAGTCTTAAGAACCTGTTTGTGAAGGAGCAATTCATGGACGCATGCCCGCGGGACCTGGCGGTGCACCTCCGGGAGCGGGGCTCGGCATCGCTGGAGGAGCTGGCCGAGATGGCCAAGCACTTCTTGAATGCTCATCGAAGGGAACTTGGCaaaaaggaggaggaggagaagaattCGAAGCCAGCGCAGGGCCGTGGCCGCCCACAGCCTGGGCCCACGAGCGGGGCAGGCACGTGCTACCACTGCGGGGACCCCAGCCACTTTATAAGGGACTGCCCCATGTTGAAACAGGAGGCCCAGCCCTCGGGGGCTAGTTCCTTCTTTGGCGAGATGAAGACCGGATCCCCACCGACTGCGTTCATCGTCAGGGGCCAAGTGGATGGAACGGCGGTCCCCTTGCTGTTAGACACCGGCAGTACACATACGCTGATCCGAGAGAGCCTGGTAGACGCCAGAAAAGTCAGGCTTGACAACCAAGGCGGGATAACTTGCATTCATGGGGAAGAAAGAAAGCACCCCAGCGCTCGGGTGGAGATCCGGGTCGGGCATAGGAGCTACAGGGTAAATGCGAAAGTGATCCCAAACCTGCCGCGCCCTGCAATCGTCGGACGAGATGTTCCCCATCTGGCTGAACTGGTAGAGCTGTGTGCGTCCGGGAAGCAGGAGCCATCCGTGACTCCAACAGCTGAAACGCGGGAGTTCAATCGGAAGCCCAGAACCGCGTGGGGCTGGGAGAAGGTTTCCACTGGTAATGGGCCAGTATCCGGTCGCCATGGTGGCAAAAGTCGCGGCTTTGACAGGCAGGACCGGAGCTACGGCGGGGACCAAGGATTCAAGTCGAGTGTTCGTGGCTACAATGGCCGTGGCAGGTCCTATGGGGGAGGTGAGCGTGACTTGGGCTCGCGTTATGGGGACGCCCACAGAAGGGGTCTTGCGGCAAGGCCAAAGCTTCGGTTGGCGGCACGTACCATACCTGCTGAGAGCCCTCCGCCCTTGTCACACGGGAACTCACGGAGAGATATATACGGGGACGCAAAACCTGTAGACACAGCCGCGAGGGAGCGTGAAATCGAGGAGAAGCTGGCACAACAGAAGATGTGGCGGGAAGAGAGAGAGCTTCTTCAGAGCTGGTGTCTGCAGCCCTGTATCGTGGAGTGA